CCTTTCCGGAACCTAACAGGAAACAACTAATATCAAAAATACGCGatctgttttttttatactaGAATATGATGAGAAATGTACACATCTCTTGGTAAATAGTTAAATATTGCCAGGTAGGAGTACAGGAAATTGCCAATTTCGCATTTGACTATATATGTGGTTTCATTGTGCCAAAATTTAATCCTTTGCGCTTGTTGCTTCTAGGTGAACCGGCTGAGCCATCTCATAAACTTGTGATTTAGCATCCTCAGCATATTGAATATTCTCGATGTCATAGTTTGTGTCCCGAATACTCCAAATAACATATGCAGCAAGAGGCAGCGACAAGATAATAAgtaaagatgagatgagaatcTCTCCAATAAATGGAGTCTAAATAATGATATCAGCATCTTGGAGTACCGTATCTCTGGAATTCACGCCCTATGGAGAGCTACAGTGCATGTATGTAAATACGTACCTTGACGGCATCCATCCCAAAAGATACGGCAGCGCCTGCTGACTGTATACCTTTATAATACCCTGCCATCCGAGCCAACTTAAATGGTTCATTACTCATGGAAGACATGGTATAGTACGCAAGGCCCTGAAATGAGGCATCAACGATATAATCTAAAGGAAATAATTAGCTCCTTCTACCGCATCTTTTGGTAAGAATGGTAACTGAcaggcgaagagaagaaggatcgGCCCAACAGATACACCAGTAGTCCAATCCCAAGGGattggatgatgaagaaccTTAGTGTCAGATCGCGTGAACTGAACTTGGAAACCGATGCCAGATCCCCAAATAACGCAAGTTGAAATGAAGATAATGAAACACCCTGTAAGAGCACGATTGCGACGTGTGAAAGGCAGGACATCAGTTAGATAACCTATCATCAGCGAACCAATCATTGAACCAAGACCGGTTAGGAGAGACACCAATGCACGGGTGCGTCCATTGAAGAGGAACGCAGTCAAGGCTCCTTGGTAGGAATAGAAGTAGTTGGACGCAAAAAACATCGGAAATAGTGCTACCATCCGCCAATCTTTGAAGAGTTGTAAAAATTCGTGCATCTCTTGCTTGGGCCCGAGTGACTTTTGAGGTTGAACTATTGTGCCGTCTCCACGGACGACTAAATGAGGCGGCAGAACTAACCAGCTAGTCAACAATGCAGTGAGCATAATGATCATGAATGTAGTATAAACTCCCGTTGAGATGGAAGGAAGAGTACTGTGGAACTCAATCCGAAGGGCTATAACAGAACCAATCAAGGCTCCTAGCTGGAAGATGACCCAAAAGGCTGTGAAAGACCGccccttgtccttttccAAGGGGTAGGACATCATAATGGATCCTTGAGCAGACCAGAATAAGGATGCTGTGATACCGAGGAAAGCACCAGCAAAGATGACAAACCAGCGAGTACCATGGATGTGGTAGTTCCATAGGGCACCGAGATAAAGGGCGTATCCAGAGGTGCCAAGGGCCATTGTGAAACGAGGACCAAGGATATTCTATGATTGCGTCAGAATATACACGTATGGGATCAATGATAAAGGATATTGCCGGTGTGGTTATAGCATACATTGACACTGCCGCTGAAGAAACCAGAAATAAAGAAGCAAGCATATAGAACGCTGTTGGCAATATCGCTGAGCCGGACGTCACccaaaccaccaccaccgaggCCGTTGACCGCACTATGCATGCCCACAGAGGAGAAGGCTACAAAGCCGACGAGGCAGACTTGTGTCCATGGTGAATTGTCTATACTGGGACGTTAGTGTTGACCTGATAACAAGTATTAAAGGGTATACGAACACCGGAGTCGTCCAATCTTGAGTTCTGCCAAGTTTATCATGGCAAATTCCGATTGTATTTTTGAAGTTGTTATGACTCTGGCTCGTTCACAGGCAATATTGGGAGTAGGTAGATGATACTGAGATGCGTAGAAAGGTTGTTCAGGTATGAGAAGAGTTGCAGAGAAAATTTGAGTCGGGCTCCGAGAACATTTATACTTTTCCTAGTTCCCTAATTCAGCGCTGGcattccatctccagctgGATCTCCTAGGAAATTGGTCTCAGCTTGGACAACGGCAGACTGACAGAGTCCTTGCCATGCCCAAACAATCTCGGGATGGTGGAGAAATCGTAAAGAAGCAATACAAAGTCTTCGATCAGGAGCACCTCGACGAGATTTCTGAGGCGTCTTTTTAGGGGAATGTTACATCCTCTTCCCCGAGTCAGGTTTTAAGCTATTGTTGGGGCTAGGGAATCTTACACTTCCACAAAATGCCAGATGAGGGTGGGCCATTTATTAGCTTCGGCATCAACCCCGGATTTCTTATCAACTAATCCACATTCACGGGTGAGTAGTCCGAACTCTTGGTACCCTGTCAATCAACTACTTTGCCATTTTCGATGAATTTTCATGGCGTGGGCCAAGGCACGAGAGCAGCTGCTCACAGGAACTACAGCTACTAAGAAGAGTCGTCAGCTCCTTTTGCACGTCCCTTACACATTAACGAGTACATTCATTCTACCAAAAAGGTATGTTGAATATGTATATTGAATACAGTAATGGTATAAATAAATGACCGTCAAAGTCTGGTGATATATTGAATGGGCTGTGGGCTTAATTGAGAGCAGTAATCTCATTGGACTGACCACCTACTCTATGGCGCCTTGCAATCTATAGCCATCTGTTGTTTCTCAAATCGTGTTACGTTGCATAGCGATGTCCCTTTAAGTCATGAATCTACTTTTCAATCCTGATGTTCGGCCTGATGCCAACCATTATGATGTTGCTGGTCCTGGATCCAGTGAATTGCTCGGCCCGGCATTCAGTCACGACGACGTCCGGCCCGACGTTCAGTCACAAAATCCGGCCCGAAGTTTCTCGGCCCGAAACACTACCAACGATGTCTCCACCCTCCACCCGTCTGTCACTCTTCAGACAAAGTACACTGGTCAAAGATGGATATAATAACAGCATTACGCCACTTTTACATGGTAATATTCCCCCTCATTTGATAAGGAGTGAATGCCTTGATCATTAGGCAAGGACCGGCTTCAAGAAAATGGCTGTCTCTCCCGTAACTTTGTTAGTACTTGGTGCCGGCAACCGTGGCCGAGTAAGTGCAAGCATTGATGTGCTCCTAAGAAGCTTCATCTACTAGCTTCATACTGCCTCACGGCTTGGTATAATGTTAACTGTCTCTTAGGCGTACGCCAAGTATGCACGAGACAATCCCAATCTCGCCCAGGtggttgctgttgctgagccGCGCCCGGAACGGAGGCGGGTTTTCTCTAAGCCCCATCAGTATGTCAACTATTATATCTTGTCTTCCACTCTTTGATTCGCTAATCTTTTGCGTAAGTATACCGGAAGAACTACAATTCGACGATTGGAGAGCGCCACTCGCAAGAGGTAAAATCGCCGACGCTGTCATCATTGCTATATTAGTAAGTAATGGTCTATAAGATTGGCTTCGCATTTGAGGGAGCTGAAGAGGGTTGGTGTATGCCGTGGGATAAAAGTTAACGATGATATATCTAGGATAACCTTCATCTCGAAGCCGTCGCGGAATATTCCAAGCAGGGATACCACATCCTCTGCGAGAAACCCATGGCAACAAATGTTGCCGACTGTATCAAGATGTTCCAAGAAATAACTAGCCTACCTACTCCGAAAGTATTTGGTGTTGGTCACGGTAAGGCCCCTCTTGAACATATTCTTCGGTAATCGATAGTGTATTGACTCTGACAAACATCTAAAGTGCTTCGATATTCGCCTTATAATCAAGCTGTTAAAGAAGTTATTGACTCTGGCGCAATTGGCGAGATTATCAACATTCAACATATTGAGCCAGTAGGAAGCCGACACTTTGCTCATTCATATGTTCGAGGCAATTGGCATAAAGAAGCAGATTCCACTTTTGCTCTCATGGCAAAATGCTGCCAGTAAGTTCTCCCTAACATCGCTCTTCACCTTCAGCATATTTAACGAGTTAGCGATATCGATATTC
The sequence above is drawn from the Trichoderma breve strain T069 chromosome 5, whole genome shotgun sequence genome and encodes:
- a CDS encoding major facilitator superfamily domain-containing protein; this translates as MINLAELKIGRLRYNSPWTQVCLVGFVAFSSVGMHSAVNGLGGGGLGDVRLSDIANSVLYACFFISGFFSGSVNNILGPRFTMALGTSGYALYLGALWNYHIHGTRWFVIFAGAFLGITASLFWSAQGSIMMSYPLEKDKGRSFTAFWVIFQLGALIGSVIALRIEFHSTLPSISTGVYTTFMIIMLTALLTSWLVLPPHLVVRGDGTIVQPQKSLGPKQEMHEFLQLFKDWRMVALFPMFFASNYFYSYQGALTAFLFNGRTRALVSLLTGLGSMIGSLMIGYLTDVLPFTRRNRALTGCFIIFISTCVIWGSGIGFQVQFTRSDTKVLHHPIPWDWTTGVSVGPILLLFAYYIVDASFQGLAYYTMSSMSNEPFKLARMAGYYKGIQSAGAAVSFGMDAVKTPFIGEILISSLLIILSLPLAAYVIWSIRDTNYDIENIQYAEDAKSQVYEMAQPVHLEATSAKD